The Paenibacillus polymyxa M1 DNA segment CCACAACACCGAGATCATGAGTGATAAAGATGATAGAAGTATCAATTTTTTTCTGAAGATCCTTCATCAGTTCCAAGATTTGAGCTTGAATGGTTACATCCAACGCAGTCGTCGGCTCATCGGCAATCAGAAGTTTCGGATTAGCAGCCAATGCCATTGCAATGACGACACGTTGACGCATACCGCCACTAAATTCATGCGGATATTGGTTAAAACGCTGTTCAGGATGTGGAATACCTACCAGATTCAGCAACTCAATACCCCGCTTGCGAGCAGCGTCCTTGGATATCTTTTCATGCTTGAAAAGCACTTCCGTGATCTGCTTACCAACTTTCATCGTCGGGTTAAGTGAAGTCATAGGGTCCTGAGAAATCAGACCAATTTCCTTACCACGAATTTTTTGCATCTGCTTTTCCGTTTTATTAATCAGCTCTTGTCCGTCAAACATAATTTGACCCTTTTGATAAACGCCCGGAGGAGTCGGGATCAGCTTCATAACAGCTTGTGAGGTTACGCTTTTGCCTGAGCCGGATTCACCGACAATCGCCAGCGTCTCTCCTTTATTGACATGAAAGTTTACGCCACGAATGGCCTGCACTAGTCCCTGACGGGTCTTGAAAGATATCGTTAAGTCCTTCACTTCCAAAAGGCGGTTCATCTCATCACTCTTTCATTTATTATTCATCACTATTATTGACCACTATCTAAAAAAACGACGTTCATGAGTCAAGGTATATACGAATAATTTTACTCATTTTAGTACCTGCCAGTCAAGCAATATCTAAAATATCACCAAAAACCTATCATGCAATGTCAAATTAATGGCACATTTTAGCGAAAAATTGATCATTTTTAACCATTTTTGCCTCATTTATAACATGCGTCATGACATGCGTTGAATGTAGCTGAAGCGTGCCCCACCTAATGGCGATCGTGTACAAAGTAATTCTCCATTCAGTCGGGAGGCTATTTGACGGCAGATGGCCAATCCTAGTCCCGTCGCACCATTTGATCCGGTATAGAATCTTCCGAACACCTCGGCTGCTTCAGATTCGGTTAGACCTTCCCCATCATCATCTACATGCATAACCCACACAACCTCCGGTGTTGTCCCCGTCTCCAAATGAATGACTACCTCTGTGGAGGTGTGTCGAACTGCATTTTGCAGCAAATTCAATATCATACGGAATAATTGCTCGGCCGGAACGGCCACATGCAGACCCTCTCCCTCCACTCGCAGCGAGATAGAGCGTTCGCTGGCCATCGGCATCAACAGATGAACAGCGTCCTCCGCCATACTTCTCAGATCAATCAAAGAGACCGGCCATTCCTCATTCAGCGCCTCCAACCTCGATAGCTGAAGCAACTTTTCCACCATATCAATTAATCGCTGGGATTGCACTTTAATAATGCTCAGTCCCTCGTCCTGCGATACTACTTGATCCTGAATGGCATATACATAGCCTTGAATGGACATTAACGGTGTCCTTAGCTCGTGTGATACATTTTGTAGAAATTCAATTTGGCTGTGGTGGTGCTGCTGAATGCGGGCGGACATGGAATGAAAGGTGCCTATCAGTTCGCCAATTTCGCTTTTGTCCGCCTGCGGAAAATCACTATCCTGCGGCTGATTCGGCTCATAGTTGCCTACCGCCTCTTTCAATCGCTTGAGCGGACGCACCAGACGTGAAACAACCATCAGACCAATAACGAGAATCACCAGAAAACTCGCGACGATCGACAGCAGCGTGGTTCTCATTAATGGTACATAGAGTGCTCTCAAAGAAGATAAGGGTGAGTATACAAAGATCCGAAAAGGTTGTCCGGGCAATTCTTCATTCGTAAACAGTATCTTTTTACCTTGAAGGACAGCAACGCCTTCATGTGTAGTAACCAGATCGTGGGCAGACGGATGAACCGATGCAAAAAAGCCCTGGCGGGTCAAAAGCAAACGCTCGAGCTTTTTGCCTTCCATTCCAGAGACGCTGGAGTCGATGATGCGGTTATCCGTGCTTAAAATAAAGTAATCGGCAGATAAAAGCACACCCTTGATAACATAGTTAAGTTCAGCATTATCCAGTCGATCAAAGCCCCCGTCACTCATAATATGGACGGCTTTGCGTGCCTGCTCATGGAGCTTGGATTTGGCCTGATTCACCAGAATGTCATCGATGAGCCTGATAAATAAGACCACCGTAATACAGACAGTAATCAGCATTGCAATGGACAGGGACAGCAGAATTTTGGCTCTCATCGTACGCATGGCTACATCTCCTGAACCGTTGCTTTATATCCAAATCCCCATACCGTATTAATGACGAGTGTGGAGTGGTATTCTGCCAACTTTTTGCGAATACGTTTGACCAGATCATCTACGACTCTCACATCTCCTATAAAATCATAGCTCCACACCTGCTGAATCAAATGCTCTCTGCCAAAAGGCCGTTCCAAATGATTCGCAAGAAACAGCAACAGATCGAATTCACGTGAGGTCAAATTCACCGCTCGTCCGTCTACTGTAACTTTACGAAAGTCAGCAAAAATGCACAGATTGCCTGCATGGCAAAGATTTGCGCCCTCTGCTGCTTGTTTGTCATCAGATGCAGACGCTCCAGCCTTGCTCAGTCTCAGCATCGCTTTGACCCTTCCCACCAGCTCCCTTGGATTAAAGGGCTTGGTCAGAAAGTCACTGCATCCCAATTCCAGCCCATGGATGCGGTCATTTTCCTCTCCGCGCGCGGAGATCATAATGATTGGCATTTCTGTAAACTCACGAAGCTGAGTCAATAGAGAAAGCCCGTCAATGCCTGGCATCATAATATCAAGCACGAGACAATCCGGACGGTTGGTTCGGATATGCTCTACCAGTGTTTTCCCACTGGAAAAGGAAGTTACCTCGTAGGACTCTTTTTTCAAATATTCAGATATTAGTTGCAAAATGAATACATCGTCATCTACTACTACTATTTTTGTCATAGCCTTAACTCCTTGCTGTTGTTCTGAATGCTAGCATCCTTTCTTAAGCTTATCAGAAGCCCCACAGAATAGACAAAAGACGGGTATACCGTTCCCGGTCCCGTCTTTTCTTATCATGAATCGCTGCTGTATATGCTAGGTGAACTGAAAGCTAACTAACTTCTACCTTCTACCTTATTTTTTGTTTGTTACTACTTTAGCTGCTGCTTTTGGAGCTGTTTTCACCGTTTTTGGAGCTGTTTTAGCTGGGACTGCTTTTTTTACTGGAGCTTTATGGGTTACTTTTTTAGATACAACATGTTGTGCACGAGTTTTATGTGCCGCTACCTTGCGTTGAACAGCATTATGTTTTTTCGCATGATGTTTAACTGTGCGGTGTTTTGCTTTCACTGCTTTTGCTTTGTGGCTTGCCACTTTTTTCACACTGGCTTTTTTGGCAGGAGCTTTTTTAACAGGTGCTTTCACCACAGGTGTTTTCGTTGCAGGCGCTTTTGACGGTGTTTTGCTAGCAGGAGTCGTAACCGCAGGAGCTTTGA contains these protein-coding regions:
- a CDS encoding ABC transporter ATP-binding protein, producing the protein MNRLLEVKDLTISFKTRQGLVQAIRGVNFHVNKGETLAIVGESGSGKSVTSQAVMKLIPTPPGVYQKGQIMFDGQELINKTEKQMQKIRGKEIGLISQDPMTSLNPTMKVGKQITEVLFKHEKISKDAARKRGIELLNLVGIPHPEQRFNQYPHEFSGGMRQRVVIAMALAANPKLLIADEPTTALDVTIQAQILELMKDLQKKIDTSIIFITHDLGVVAKMADRVAVMYAGQIVETGTVNEIFYNPKHPYTWGLLASMPSLDSHGQKLAAIPGTPPDLLHPPVGDAFAARSSYAMKIDFEKEPPLYQLSDTHFVKSWLLHPDAPAVEPPEAVKAKLRKLDNAFEKPVLVEQYGS
- a CDS encoding sensor histidine kinase, which produces MRTMRAKILLSLSIAMLITVCITVVLFIRLIDDILVNQAKSKLHEQARKAVHIMSDGGFDRLDNAELNYVIKGVLLSADYFILSTDNRIIDSSVSGMEGKKLERLLLTRQGFFASVHPSAHDLVTTHEGVAVLQGKKILFTNEELPGQPFRIFVYSPLSSLRALYVPLMRTTLLSIVASFLVILVIGLMVVSRLVRPLKRLKEAVGNYEPNQPQDSDFPQADKSEIGELIGTFHSMSARIQQHHHSQIEFLQNVSHELRTPLMSIQGYVYAIQDQVVSQDEGLSIIKVQSQRLIDMVEKLLQLSRLEALNEEWPVSLIDLRSMAEDAVHLLMPMASERSISLRVEGEGLHVAVPAEQLFRMILNLLQNAVRHTSTEVVIHLETGTTPEVVWVMHVDDDGEGLTESEAAEVFGRFYTGSNGATGLGLAICRQIASRLNGELLCTRSPLGGARFSYIQRMS
- a CDS encoding response regulator transcription factor encodes the protein MTKIVVVDDDVFILQLISEYLKKESYEVTSFSSGKTLVEHIRTNRPDCLVLDIMMPGIDGLSLLTQLREFTEMPIIMISARGEENDRIHGLELGCSDFLTKPFNPRELVGRVKAMLRLSKAGASASDDKQAAEGANLCHAGNLCIFADFRKVTVDGRAVNLTSREFDLLLFLANHLERPFGREHLIQQVWSYDFIGDVRVVDDLVKRIRKKLAEYHSTLVINTVWGFGYKATVQEM